One window from the genome of Dermacentor silvarum isolate Dsil-2018 chromosome 5, BIME_Dsil_1.4, whole genome shotgun sequence encodes:
- the LOC119454226 gene encoding uncharacterized protein LOC119454226, which produces MCFPPRKQTEHRRKPTDDTTWSFALYVRNYGVGDKWTPGKVKSTTGARLVTVQTDEGVVRRHTDQVRKRSADTSGTPSAEPQEDPMPTEERALDSSTTSDGSEAPPQLRRSTRTKKPVERYGY; this is translated from the coding sequence ATGTGTTTTCCACCCAGGAAACAGACAGAACATCGGCGGAAACCCACCGACGACACTACCTGGAGTTTCGCCCTCTACGTCCGCAACTACGGAGTCGGGGACAAGTGGACACCTGGTAAAGTCAAGTCTACCACAGGTGCCCGGTTGGTGACTGTTCAGACGGATGAAGGTGTGGTTCGCAGACACACGGATCAAGTGCGCAAGCGTTCTGCCGACACATCCGGGACCCCATCCGCCGAACCCCAGGAAGACCCGATGCCCACAGAGGAGAGGGCGCTGGATTCCAGTACCACGTCGGACGGCTCAGAAGCCCCGCCCCAACTGCGGCGTTCCACTCGTACGAAGAAGCCGGTAGAGCGCTACGGTTATTAA